The sequence below is a genomic window from Deltaproteobacteria bacterium GWC2_55_46.
CGGATAATCGCCGGTTGTGGCCGCCGCGTATACAGCCTCCCTCGTCTTCTGGAATTTCTTAAGGAATATCTCGTCGAGCTTCTCCACATGCCCGATGACCTCGGGGTCGACCACCTTCATGTCCCGGAGCCTCATTACAGGCTTCAGGCTTATGTCCACTATGGCCCTGAAGGTATTGAGCCTCTCGATGGTCGCCGAGTCCATCGGCCTTCCCGTGCCGACGAGGCCGCCGACGGTCGCCCTCTCCCTTCCCGCGTACTCGCTCATCAGCCATACAGCCTGCTTGAGCTCCAGGTTCATCCTCAAGGCCTCCTGGAGTGTTTCCCTGCTCTGGTGCGAGGCGAAGGCGGAGAGCCTCACCTCGGAGTTGGCGTCTATAAACGCGGTCATGGCCTTTATCCATTCCCCGGGGGTATATGTCTTTTCAGAGACAACAAGGTTCCTGTCTACTATCGTCCTGGCGGCCATGAGCTCCGCGTAAGCAGCGTTGGCCCTCTCCACCGCGGCCACCAACGCGGTATTGGTCTCGTCCCTCTCTATAATGGCCTTTGAGAGCTCGTTCGCCTTCATGAAGGCTTCGTCACCCTTTGCCCGGAGCTCCTCTATTTTTTGCGTCATGTAGCCGTCCGCAGCCGTACCCAGTGAAAGGGCGGTCGTTGTAAAGCCCCGCTCCTTCGCCTCATAGCCTGTGGAGTCGACAAGGTGGTCCGCAAGCTCGTTGGCCATATCCATACGGACGCTCTCCTGGCTCTCCCAATAGGTCTCCAGGGCCGTGTTCGCGGATAGTATCAGCAAAGAGATTACAAGCAGGCCTATGATGCCGGTAAGAAATCTTTTGATGCTTGCACGTTGCAATAAGCGCGCGATACCCATATTCCCCATCCCTCCCTCCTTCCCGGTTACTTTCAGATTTTAAATGATATATTGTATATCGGCGGGGCTGTCTAATACTTTAGGATTACGCTTGGCTAATACCTTTGGCTCAACCTGTTTTAAAAGAGCTAAAAAAATCCTGGTCCTTTTAATCATCGAAGCGCGTTCGAAGGTGGAGCGCTATTTTCGATTGCTTTGACCGTATACTTTATATGGGAGGCCATGCCGAGATTTCCTTTGACTTTCATTTCCCCCATGTGATAATAAAATCCGGTTACGTTGGCCTCCCCCGAAAAAACAGTCGCCAAATCAAAGACAAAGAGGGCGCCTATGCCTGAAGACAAGCAGGGCAAAGGGGTTTGGAAGGGTCTCGCGATGCTCGCCTCCATGGGCATCGCCATGGTAGTATCGACGTTCATTGGCCTTATGATAGGCATATACCTCGACGGCTACTTCGGCACCAAGCCCTGGCTCACGATAATATTCCTCTTCTTCGGGATAGCCGCGGGCTTCAGGAACATATTCGAGATGACCAAAAGATATGGGTTTTAGCGGACAGGCCGATATAGATTCACTCGCCACGGCGATACGGGCAAAGGTGGTCCTCGTGAACCTGGCCTCGTGCCTCATCATATCAGGGGCGCTCTTCGCTTTAGCGCAAAGGGGTGTTGCCCCGGGCTTTGCGGCTGGCTTCGCAATAGGCACCTTCAGCATGATGTGGCTTCTAAGGATGGCCAGAAAGGGCATGAGCATGAGCCCCGAGAGGGTAGAGAGGTTCGTGAAGTTCTCCTACCACATCCGCTTCGTCCTGGTGGCCGCGCTAATGGCCCTGCTCGCGTCAAGGGGGGTCGTGAGCCTCTGGCCGATGCTGGCCGGCCTCTCGGCGGCGTTATTCACCGCCATCTGCACCATGTTCTACCTGGCAAAGGAGGAATGTAATGCATAGTACGATAATCCCGACCTTCGGGCTGCCGGCTCACACAGCCTTCATGATATATATCTCGATCGGCCTTTTCGTATTCTCGGTCGTCCTTGCCAAGGGCTTAAGGCTCGTCCCCGGCAGGACGCAATCTATCGTCGAGCTTACCGTGAGCTACTTCGAACGCCTTGTCGACGAGACGATGGGGCACAAGGGCAAGAAGTACTTCCCGTTCATAATGACGTTGGCTGTATTTATCTTCGTCTCGAACCTGATGGGCCTTGTCCCAGGGCTCCTTCCGCCGACAGCCAACCTCAACACTACAGCGGCGCTCGCCGTCATCGTGTTCGTCCTGACCCACATAGTTGGCGTAAGGGAGCACGGGATAAAGTATCTCAAGCAGTTCGCCGGCCCTATCTGGTGGCTCATGCCAATCATGATACCGGTCGAGATAATTGGTCATATCGCGAGGCCGGTGTCGCTCTCGTTCCGTCTTTTCGGGAACATATTCGGCCATGAGCAGGTCGTGATGGTGCTCCTGATGCTCATGCCGCTCGCGTACCCGCTTCTTGCCTTCTCGACGGTATTGGGGGTCGGGGTCGTCTTCCTGCAGGCCTTCATCTTCGCGCTCCTCTCCATGATGTACATAGGCAGCGCGCTCGAAGAGGCGCATCATTAAATAGTTTTTTCAAGGGAGCCACACCTGATCAGGGCACCGTACGGGGCCGGGAGTGAGCCGGGGAAGATGGCGATACCCGGCCTGTCCGACAGGAGAGCCGGCTGGCCAGGTGGAATAGAGTCTCCCTAATCATAAGGAGGTGAAACAAGGATGAAGAAGTTCGTGACAGGTTTTTTTGCTCTAATAGCCCTTTTCATCAGCTCCAACCTGGCGTTTGCCCAGGAAGCTGCTGAAGCGGCTGCCTCAGGTGGCGACGGCTCTTTCCTGAAGGCGGCCATAATCATCGGCTCCTGCATCGGCGCGGGCATCGGCATGGGTCTCGGCGCCATCGGGCCCGGTGCCGGTATGGGCCACGCCGTGCGCGGCGCCCTTGAAGGCATGGCCAGGAACCCCGGCACTTCAGGCAAGCTCATGACCACCATGCTTATCGGTCTGGCCATGATGGAGTCGCTCGCTATATACGCCCTCGTTATAGCGCTGATACTCCTTTTCGCGAACCCGTTCCTTAGCCTCATTTAAGAACGGCTCGGAAGACCTGCTTAAAGAAAAGGGCGGCCTTTTTAGGCCGCCCTTTTTTATCTTGGACTTCTTGACAAAAATCCACTATCTATTTATAATGTTAGCACTCAAAGATTCAGAGTGCCAAGGAGGAAAAACCAAATGGGCCTTCCGGTCGTAACAGATTCGGTCCAGAGCTATCTGGCGGAGGTAACCCGTTACCCTGTGCTCTCCCCCGAGGAAGAGTTCAAGGTTGCCGAACGTTACTACAGGACCAAAGCTATCGAGGACGCGCACGCGCTCGTCATCTCCAACCTGAGATATGTCGTAAAGATAGCCCTTGAGTTCAGGAATTACGGCTGCAGGCTCGCCGACCTCATACAGGAAGGCAATATCGGCCTCATGACCGCCGTAAAGAAGTTCAACCCGTTTAAGGGCTTCAGGCTCATCACCTACGCGACATGGTGGATAAAGTCATTCATCCAGGAGTACATCCTGAAATCCAGGGGCCTGGTTCGCCGCGGCACAAAGGCTCTCAGGAAAAAGCTCTTCTACAGGACAGCGGTGCTGCCTCAGGATACCGACGCCTCTGTTACGGAAGAGCCGATAGACCTTTCAAACGATCTCTCGCTCGACGCCCCGATAGGCGATGATACGGCCACCCGCCTCGACATGCTCAAAGACGCGGGGCCGACCCCCGTGGAAGCCCTCGCCCAAAAGCAGGAAGGCGCTCTCGTCAAAAAAGAGGTCTCAAGCGCCCTTGCCCTCCTTAACGAGAAGGAGCGGATGGTAATAGAGAAGCGGGTAATGGCGGAAGAGCCGGAAAGCCTGCAGGGCCTCGGCGACAGGCTTGGCCTTACCAGGGAACGCGTACGCCAGATAGAGAGCCAGGCGTTAAAGAAGCTCGAAAGATCGCTCGTGCGCGTAAAAGAGAGCGGGCTCACACCAGAGCCCGCATAATATCAGAATCCGAGAAGGCCGGGGGAAACAATCTTCCCCCGGCCTTTCTATTTTGGCTTATAATGCCTATTTGCAAAGAACAGCTTAAAAAGCTTTGCAAGCTCACCGTAAAAATGATATTAAGTACCCGTTAAACTTACTTTTTTCATTCCAAAGGAGCAGCGTTGCAAAAAAGGCCGACCTCCGCTTTCATCGACATGGGGGCGCTTGAGTCCAATTACCTTAAGCTCCGCGGCCTTCTTCCCGGGCAAACGAAGATGATGGCCGTAGTTAAGGCGAACGCCTACGGCCACGGGGACGTCGAGGCAGCCAGGCTCTTTGAGGGGCTGGGATGCGAATTTCTGGGGGTGGCTGTCTTTGAGGAAGGCGCGAGGCTTCGCGAGGCTGGCATCTCCAGGCCGGTCGTGCTCCTCGGAGGGATCTTCCCCGGACAGGCCGAAGAGGCTTTGGACCTCGGGCTCACGCCCGTGGTATTCGACCTCACGACAGCTGGCATCATCGATTCGGCCGCGAAAAAAAAGCGGATC
It includes:
- a CDS encoding ATP synthase F0 subunit A, which gives rise to MHSTIIPTFGLPAHTAFMIYISIGLFVFSVVLAKGLRLVPGRTQSIVELTVSYFERLVDETMGHKGKKYFPFIMTLAVFIFVSNLMGLVPGLLPPTANLNTTAALAVIVFVLTHIVGVREHGIKYLKQFAGPIWWLMPIMIPVEIIGHIARPVSLSFRLFGNIFGHEQVVMVLLMLMPLAYPLLAFSTVLGVGVVFLQAFIFALLSMMYIGSALEEAHH
- a CDS encoding ATP synthase F0 subunit C, which gives rise to MGLGAIGPGAGMGHAVRGALEGMARNPGTSGKLMTTMLIGLAMMESLAIYALVIALILLFANPFLSLI